The following is a genomic window from Staphylococcus saccharolyticus.
CAAAAATAATCGAGGGAAGATTGATAAAAGCTCGAGCTGCAGACGTTCGTTGACGTTGACCACCTGAGAGTTCAGATGGATATTTATCACTAATATCACTAATATTTAATGCATCTACAATCCGATTATAACGATGGTACATTTCTTTTTTATCAATTTTTTGAACTGATAGTGGCAACATAATATTTTCTTTAACGGTTAATGTGTGTAAAATATTATATTCTTGAAAGATAAATCCAATATCTTTTTTTCTTATTTCAGAAAGTTGTTTATTTGATAACTTCTCAAGATGTTTACCATTTAATTTAATAGATCCTTTAGTCATATAGTCGATTGAACTTAATACATCTAATAAAGTCGTTTTTCCTGACCCAGAAGGTCCCATTATTGAAATAAATTCCCCTTCTTCTACATTTAAATTAATTTCTTTCAATACTTCTTGTGAAGCTTGCTTATTACCATATATTTTTGACAATTGTTTTACTTCTAATATCGCCAAATAATCACTCCTGTCTTACTTCGCTCGAAATACTTATATGAACCAACACAAGTCAAAATCTAAATATGACTTCGTAAATATTATCGTTTTTATACTCTCTTATTATAACGATTTTAAGTTACAAATGTGATAATAGTAAGTAACAAAACGCATGTTTAAAATGACAATCTTGTCACTTTAGACATGCGTGCTACAATTTCATTTTGCTGTGGAAAAATCAAATAAAATGTAGTCCCTCGTCCCACGACTGATTCAACTTTAACTTCAATGCCCAGTTGTTCTTTAACACTCTTTACGAG
Proteins encoded in this region:
- the vraF gene encoding ABC transporter ATP-binding protein VraF; translation: MAILEVKQLSKIYGNKQASQEVLKEINLNVEEGEFISIMGPSGSGKTTLLDVLSSIDYMTKGSIKLNGKHLEKLSNKQLSEIRKKDIGFIFQEYNILHTLTVKENIMLPLSVQKIDKKEMYHRYNRIVDALNISDISDKYPSELSGGQRQRTSAARAFINLPSIIFADEPTGALDSKSTQDLLKRLNYMNENFHTTIVMVTHDPVAASFSNRVIMLKDGQIFTEIYQGDDDKQTFYKEIIRTQSVLGGVNYEF